From the bacterium genome, the window GCGCTGCTCGGCGGATCCTTCGACCCGCCCCATTCGGCCCATGTCCAAGTCGCCCGTCACCTGCTGGATTCCGGCGACTTCGACGAAGTCTGGGTGCTGCCCTCGCCGCAAAACCCCCTCAAGCCGAGCTCCAGCTCCTTCGAAGACCGCCTCGCGATGTGCCGCTTGGCCTTCGCCGATTTGGGATCGGCCATCCAAGTCCGCGACGATGAGCGGGGCTTGAGCGGCTTCACCATCGACCTGGCCCGGAAGCTTCAGGCCGAGCATCCCGGCCGGGAATTTCGCTTCGTCGGCGGCTCCGACTTGCGGGCGGAGCTCCCCCGCTGGAAGGAAAGCGCCGAGCTGCAGCAACTGCTCGGCTTCGTCTTCCTGCCTCGGCCGCCGGACCCGGCCTCGCCCTTCCTTCCGATCTCCGCCAGTGAAATCCGGGCCCGGGCCAAAAAGGGATTGCCTCTGGCCGGCATGCTGCCACCATCGGTCGAACGGTATATTCAAGAGCATCGCCTCTACCGATAGCCCCTGAAAAAAAGGATTGCCTGGCGGCCCGGCGCTGCTAAATCCTAGGCCGATGCGCCTCGACACCGCCCTGATCGTCTACAACAAGCCGCTCTATCAGCTCCACGTGCTGGAGCAGCAGGACCCGCATTACATCCGGCTGCTCAAGCGGAAGCATCCGACGACTCTCAAGTGGAAGGACGTCTATGCCATGCACCAGGAGACGCTGGAGGGAGTTCGCCGAACCCTCGAGCTCCTCGGCGTCAAAACCGAGGTCCTGTTTCGGGGAAATCTGAAGAAAGTCGGAAATTACGACTTGGTCGTGACCGTCGGCGGCGATGGGACTTTCCTCGACTTGAGCCACTACCTCGGCGACCAGGTCCTGCTCGGCGTGAACTCGGCGCCGATCGACAGCACCGGCGCCCTTTGCCGGGCCCGGATCGAGAACTTCCTCTCGATCTTGATCGACCTGATCTCGGGAAAAAGGAAGCCCAAGAAAAT encodes:
- a CDS encoding nicotinate-nucleotide adenylyltransferase, whose product is MSRVALLGGSFDPPHSAHVQVARHLLDSGDFDEVWVLPSPQNPLKPSSSSFEDRLAMCRLAFADLGSAIQVRDDERGLSGFTIDLARKLQAEHPGREFRFVGGSDLRAELPRWKESAELQQLLGFVFLPRPPDPASPFLPISASEIRARAKKGLPLAGMLPPSVERYIQEHRLYR